The genome window AAGGGTAGTAACGGCCATCTTGACGCTTTCTAGCGGATCCATGCTGTGACCTCACAAAGGGCTTGGTAGAACTTGAGCTGACTACAACTTCACCCTAGCGTACAGGCGAGATGTCTTGTTCATTAGACTTGAATCAAAATCTTGAGGGCGCTTGCTCCCAAACCCCCGCTGAGGGCCGCTTGCGTCCCCCAGACCCCCTCCAAAAAGTTGCTAGCTGAATTTAGCTGGCTGATCAGCCGCTTCATAGACTTCATAATGGAGGAATGCAGAGACGAAACTTTATCTGGGCGGGTGCGGCAATTGTTGGCTCGGCCTGGGGCTTATCTTATTTACGTGGAAACTCAAGCGCTATGACAACTACCAACGAAAACTTTGAAATTACTAAAACAGAAGCAGAGTGGCGGCAGATTTTGACGCCAGAACAGTTTCAAGTACTGCGTCAGCATGGAACAGAACGGGCTGGCACTAGCCCACTAGACAAGCAATATGGTCAGGGCACTTATATCTGTGCTGGTTGTGAGTTGCCACTATTTACTTCTGAAACTAAATTCGATAGCCGTACGGGTTGGCCTAGCTTCTATGCTCCGATTGAGGATGCGATCGCGACTACTACTGATAAGTCTTGGTTCATGACACGAGTGGAGGTACATTGCCGCCGTTGCGGGGGGCATCTCGGTCACGTGTTTGACGACGGTCCTCGGCCTACAGGGCAGCGCTACTGTATGAATGGAG of Trichocoleus sp. FACHB-46 contains these proteins:
- the msrB gene encoding peptide-methionine (R)-S-oxide reductase MsrB gives rise to the protein MTTTNENFEITKTEAEWRQILTPEQFQVLRQHGTERAGTSPLDKQYGQGTYICAGCELPLFTSETKFDSRTGWPSFYAPIEDAIATTTDKSWFMTRVEVHCRRCGGHLGHVFDDGPRPTGQRYCMNGVSLKFLPSQAT